One Myxococcales bacterium genomic region harbors:
- a CDS encoding AAA family ATPase gives MYLKSIDIDNVKLLRELHLDFVHADGSPRMWTVLIGENGRCKTSILRAIALAASGAARANELGDLASLLDKRGERAAHLHAIFTLPLEPRREHPKRRAGAQAPSLLSSDLTIPPGMTSMLGESTYLDDGNDKDDARGDALFEVRGRNLPHWFVAGYGTNRVLPRPGAVEPVSNASSARLLSLFDRGAIVGTGFADLLEDPKVFARLLRDVLIHGELLPKDALDIELRGRGGIRSGQDLVEGSRFRMRSGEGEVAIPATWLSQGYQSTIAWIADFLGHVLLEAGPSTEIDAKEIRGLVLIDEIDLHLHPRWQARLVTALKAAFPKVQFVVTTHSPMVLPALTAEEVVLLDLDEEGSVVARSSEVSPMLLTGSELYRDFFGISELEPRDIAEDHRRYAFLVGNPARTDAEDAEMSALRTKLQRLGLDPGWEPVARSPS, from the coding sequence GTGTACCTGAAGAGCATCGACATCGACAACGTGAAGCTCCTCCGCGAGCTTCACCTGGACTTCGTCCACGCGGACGGCTCGCCGCGGATGTGGACCGTGCTCATCGGCGAGAACGGGCGCTGCAAGACCTCGATCCTTCGCGCGATCGCGCTCGCAGCGAGCGGCGCTGCGAGGGCCAACGAGCTCGGCGATCTCGCGTCCCTCTTGGACAAGCGCGGCGAACGTGCGGCGCATCTCCACGCCATCTTCACTCTCCCGCTCGAGCCTCGACGCGAGCACCCGAAGAGGCGCGCCGGAGCCCAGGCGCCGAGCCTGCTGTCGTCCGACCTGACGATCCCGCCGGGCATGACCTCGATGTTGGGGGAGTCGACGTACCTCGACGACGGCAACGACAAGGACGATGCACGCGGCGATGCGCTCTTCGAGGTGCGAGGAAGGAACCTGCCACACTGGTTCGTCGCGGGGTACGGGACCAACCGGGTGCTACCCCGACCCGGTGCCGTGGAGCCCGTGTCGAACGCCTCGAGCGCGCGCCTCCTCAGCCTGTTCGATCGCGGTGCCATCGTCGGGACCGGGTTCGCGGACCTCCTCGAAGATCCCAAGGTCTTCGCGCGCCTCCTCCGGGACGTCTTGATCCACGGTGAGCTGCTCCCGAAGGACGCCCTCGACATCGAGCTCCGCGGGCGCGGCGGGATTCGCTCGGGCCAGGACCTCGTGGAAGGGAGCCGCTTTCGTATGCGCTCGGGCGAGGGCGAGGTCGCCATTCCCGCGACCTGGCTCTCCCAGGGCTACCAGTCGACGATCGCATGGATTGCCGACTTCCTTGGCCACGTGCTCCTCGAGGCGGGGCCGAGCACCGAGATCGACGCGAAGGAGATCCGTGGCCTCGTGCTCATCGACGAGATCGACCTCCACCTTCATCCCCGGTGGCAGGCGCGCCTCGTCACCGCGCTAAAGGCGGCCTTCCCCAAGGTGCAGTTCGTGGTCACCACGCACTCGCCGATGGTGCTGCCCGCGCTCACCGCCGAAGAGGTCGTGCTGCTCGACCTCGACGAGGAAGGGAGCGTCGTGGCGCGCAGCTCGGAGGTCTCGCCCATGCTGCTCACCGGGAGTGAGCTCTATCGAGACTTCTTCGGGATCTCCGAGCTCGAGCCACGAGACATCGCCGAGGACCACCGTCGCTACGCCTTCCTCGTGGGGAACCCGGCGAGGACCGACGCAGAGGACGCCGAGATGTCGGCGCTCCGTACCAAGCTCCAAAGGCTGGGGCTCGACCCGGGATGGGAGCCCGTCGCGCGGAGCCCGTCGTGA
- a CDS encoding DEAD/DEAH box helicase family protein codes for MSHSNAGPAPLNPFVREYDLAKARMHRASVREAQAHQVETLKKLKAWFDRPSPPEGRGGLVVLPTGGGKTFTAVRFLCEWPLSEGYKVLWLAHSHHLLEQALETFGPMGAIDRPVEVAMVREPKETLRVRVVSGMPGHAKLASVSAEDDVLIASLQTISGGFRDDHAALFAFVEAAGDKLFVVFDEAHHAPAPTYASFVEALRERIKGLRVLGLTATPIYENKLRKGWLGRLFPQGILHQVTAQSLMAAQILAKPIIEECKTHVAPEVDERKLERWLGTYSDIPEDIVAWLAENQARNDVIVDTYVKNREKYGKTLIFADRWTQCDYLRTALLRHGVRADVVYSHVDAKLATVDARNRRTADDNTKAIRAFKEGKLDVLVNVRMLTEGTDVPDVQSVFLTRQTTSRVLMTQMVGRALRGPKFGGTEKAYVVSFIDDWRGLINWAEFRLDEGPTSDTKAPSRERVPLHLVSIDLLRKLAAQMYQPAHAQPVTFLETVPVGWYHVRFDTQVDADGDIEQVERLVLVYEAEQEKLAALVEGLAKRDLKAFVDPLVTFEATRATIEALCAEAGLATKDRMGGDLTHDVFQLVRHVAQSLGDLPTFFPFGERWHHDLDALARIAFERNIGRREIPGFVRNEFDRVDRYWRAIYGTLEAFRDQFELRSRRLENDETTGGQPSAHGASVSEPTERYPLPEPSEDVKLAVKQRDGWTCLSCGSTDKKWLQVDHIQSVYHGGGNDLANLQTLCKRCNSDKGVSEENFRRNRTPLHGPHPDFGARIEPSDKDRGDRDAWARCVRATLNHYYRCAAVSDVTIGAKGARFYEWQVTLAPSNDPRFVEKHLPGFLARIRTKRRDYQGADALVIEGSDAEGTPRSVRVSASGQR; via the coding sequence ATGAGCCACTCCAACGCAGGTCCCGCCCCCCTCAACCCCTTCGTGCGGGAGTACGATCTCGCCAAGGCCCGCATGCACCGCGCCTCCGTGAGGGAGGCTCAGGCCCATCAGGTCGAGACGCTCAAAAAGCTCAAAGCCTGGTTCGACCGGCCCTCCCCTCCCGAGGGCAGGGGCGGCCTCGTGGTGCTCCCGACGGGCGGCGGCAAGACGTTCACCGCCGTGCGCTTCTTGTGCGAATGGCCGCTCTCCGAAGGGTACAAGGTGCTCTGGCTCGCCCACTCGCACCACCTGCTCGAGCAAGCCCTCGAGACGTTCGGCCCCATGGGCGCGATCGACCGCCCCGTCGAGGTGGCCATGGTGCGCGAGCCCAAGGAGACCCTACGCGTGCGCGTCGTCTCGGGCATGCCCGGGCACGCCAAGCTCGCGTCGGTCTCCGCCGAGGACGACGTGCTCATCGCCTCCCTTCAGACGATCTCCGGGGGCTTTCGCGACGATCACGCGGCGCTCTTCGCCTTCGTCGAGGCGGCCGGCGACAAGCTCTTCGTCGTGTTCGACGAGGCCCACCACGCACCCGCCCCCACCTACGCGAGCTTCGTCGAGGCGCTGCGCGAGCGCATCAAGGGCCTTCGTGTGCTCGGCCTCACGGCGACGCCCATCTACGAGAACAAGCTCCGCAAAGGGTGGCTCGGCCGGCTCTTCCCGCAGGGCATCCTTCACCAAGTGACCGCGCAGAGCCTCATGGCCGCGCAGATCCTCGCGAAGCCCATCATCGAAGAGTGCAAGACGCACGTGGCCCCCGAGGTCGACGAGCGCAAGCTCGAACGGTGGCTCGGCACGTACTCCGATATCCCAGAAGATATCGTCGCGTGGCTCGCCGAGAACCAGGCCCGCAACGACGTGATCGTCGACACGTACGTCAAGAACCGAGAGAAGTACGGCAAGACCCTCATCTTCGCCGACCGTTGGACCCAGTGCGACTACCTACGCACGGCCCTCCTCCGCCATGGCGTCCGCGCCGACGTGGTGTATTCCCACGTCGACGCCAAGCTCGCCACCGTCGACGCCCGCAACCGCCGCACCGCGGACGACAATACGAAGGCGATTCGCGCCTTCAAAGAGGGCAAGCTCGATGTCCTCGTCAACGTGCGCATGCTCACCGAGGGCACGGACGTCCCCGACGTGCAGAGCGTGTTCCTCACGCGGCAAACGACGAGCCGCGTCCTCATGACCCAAATGGTGGGCCGGGCCCTTCGTGGCCCGAAGTTCGGCGGCACCGAGAAGGCGTACGTCGTCTCGTTCATCGACGACTGGCGCGGCCTCATCAATTGGGCCGAATTTCGCCTCGACGAAGGCCCCACGTCCGACACGAAGGCGCCCTCGCGGGAGCGCGTCCCGCTCCACCTCGTGTCGATCGATCTTCTGCGCAAGCTCGCGGCCCAGATGTACCAGCCCGCCCACGCGCAGCCCGTGACGTTCCTCGAGACGGTCCCCGTGGGGTGGTACCACGTGCGCTTCGACACCCAGGTCGACGCCGACGGCGACATCGAGCAGGTGGAGCGCCTCGTCTTGGTGTACGAGGCCGAGCAAGAGAAGCTCGCCGCGCTCGTCGAAGGCCTCGCGAAGCGCGATCTCAAGGCGTTCGTCGACCCGCTCGTGACGTTCGAGGCCACGCGAGCCACGATCGAGGCCCTCTGCGCCGAGGCCGGCCTCGCCACGAAAGACCGCATGGGCGGCGACCTCACGCACGACGTGTTCCAGCTCGTCAGGCACGTCGCCCAGTCCCTCGGGGACCTGCCGACCTTCTTCCCGTTCGGCGAGCGCTGGCACCACGACCTCGACGCCCTGGCGCGGATAGCGTTCGAGCGCAACATCGGCCGCCGCGAGATCCCGGGCTTCGTGCGCAACGAGTTCGATCGCGTCGACCGCTACTGGAGGGCCATCTACGGCACGCTCGAGGCCTTCCGTGATCAGTTCGAGCTCCGCTCGCGCCGCCTCGAGAACGACGAGACGACAGGGGGCCAGCCGTCGGCGCACGGCGCTTCGGTCAGCGAACCCACCGAGCGATACCCTCTCCCGGAGCCCTCGGAGGACGTGAAGCTCGCCGTGAAGCAACGTGACGGCTGGACTTGCCTATCCTGCGGCTCGACCGACAAGAAGTGGCTTCAAGTCGACCATATCCAGTCCGTGTACCACGGCGGAGGGAACGATCTCGCGAACCTCCAGACCTTGTGCAAACGCTGCAACAGCGACAAGGGCGTGAGCGAGGAGAACTTCCGAAGGAACCGCACTCCGCTCCACGGCCCTCACCCCGACTTCGGCGCGCGCATCGAGCCGAGCGACAAGGACCGCGGCGACCGCGACGCCTGGGCACGATGCGTCCGAGCCACGCTGAATCACTACTACCGGTGCGCGGCCGTGAGCGACGTGACCATCGGGGCCAAGGGCGCGCGCTTCTACGAGTGGCAGGTCACGCTCGCGCCGAGCAACGATCCGAGGTTCGTCGAGAAGCACCTCCCCGGTTTCCTCGCGCGCATCCGCACGAAGCGCCGCGACTACCAAGGTGCCGACGCTCTCGTGATCGAAGGCAGCGACGCCGAGGGGACCCCGCGCTCGGTGCGCGTGTCCGCCTCGGGGCAGCGGTAG